A single Chanos chanos chromosome 8, fChaCha1.1, whole genome shotgun sequence DNA region contains:
- the ier2a gene encoding immediate early response gene 2 protein: MDVAEEAKQIMIQALGKMYSSRTQRGGLRLHRSLLLTLVMKSARDIYHSVRLPCENESLSGSSPGVQEKSPRTDEAMDTTGTKDSEAPTSYSELPTQSVESGQRSGHENDPHSGGLGEIQSDKENRSPSRLDQNSRKRRGKTTSEPDFLPCKKAKMEAGEVRRILQSSTLRTNSGNSCRTLESLTTTITPRTLVTC, translated from the coding sequence ATGGACGTGGCAGAGGAGGCCAAGCAAATTATGATTCAGGCTTTGGGGAAAATGTACAGCTCTCGCACCCAGCGCGGTGGACTTCGACTCCATCGGAGTCTGTTGCTAACGCTTGTGATGAAATCTGCCAGGGACATCTACCACTCTGTCCGTCTGCCATGCGAAAATGAGAGTCTGTCTGGCAGTTCGCCAGGTGTCCAAGAGAAGTCCCCACGGACAGACGAAGCAATGGACACAACCGGCACAAAAGACTCAGAGGCGCCTACGTCATACAGTGAACTGCCGACACAGTCTGTTGAAAGCGGTCAGAGGTCTGGACATGAGAATGACCCACATTCGGGTGGTCTTGGTGAGATCCAATCGGACAAAGAGAATCGCAGTCCCAGCAGACTAGACCAGAACTCTAGAAAGAGACGTGGCAAAACAACATCAGAGCCCGACTTTCTGCCTTGCAAGAAAGCGAAAATGGAAGCGGGAGAGGTCAGGCGTATTCTTCAGAGCTCTACATTACGGACTAATTCTGGAAACAGCTGTCGAACCCTGGAAAGCCTTACAACTACAATTACGCCAAGGACTCTCGTAACGTGTTGA